The following coding sequences lie in one Mycteria americana isolate JAX WOST 10 ecotype Jacksonville Zoo and Gardens chromosome 13, USCA_MyAme_1.0, whole genome shotgun sequence genomic window:
- the HRK gene encoding activator of apoptosis harakiri, giving the protein MCPCALHGGPPAPCPCSPGRAARPSAAARLVAARLRRLGDELEQRAARRKARGRGPSAGRRLAAVVCLLCALTPAAALAWLIRRRSL; this is encoded by the coding sequence ATGTGCCCCTGCGCGCTGCAcggcggcccccccgcgccctgcccctgcagccccggccgcgccgcccggccctcggccgccgcccgcctggTCGCCGCCCGCCTGCGCCGCCTGGGCGATGAGCTGGAgcagcgggcggcgcggcgcaaggcgcggggccgcggcccctcGGCCGGCCGCCGCCTGGCCGCCGTGGTGTGCCTGCTGTGCGCCCTCACGCCCGCGGCCGCGCTGGCCTGGCTGATCCGCAGGAGGAGCCTCTAG